CCGTGTTATCACATCCTCAAACACTAATCTTGTGTGAGGCACCAAGTCTTGAATCACTTACTTGTAAGTCTGACGGCAAGCATGGTCAGTATCCTTGCTTGCTTAATTTGCATTCATCTCAATATGAGAATCTCAAGAGTTTGTTGCTATCTGGTGTTGGCGTTGGTGACGTTTTTTTTGTCAACTTGGCACATTATTTTCCACACCTTGAAAGTTTGTCTGTCCAATATTGCCAAGATTTGAGGAACATCAAAATCTCGAGTCCCTCCCTAAAAAGAATACAGTTGGTGCGGAATTGGGGTTTGAGAAAGGCACAATTTGATGTTCCGAGTATCATAAAATTTGAGTATGATGACCGAAAATGCAGGATCATACCCGAGTTCTCTTTTGCAGCTGCTTCAAGTCGTTGGGTTTCTTGCTTTACTATATGCACGCAGGAAGATGCGGGCAATTCATGTTTCCTCCAATTGAAGAAACTGGTCACCAGTTTAGCTCAGTCTGCAGTTTCACTCAAACTTATGTTTAGATGGAATGAAGCATTCAATTTGGAGGAGGCTATGAAGGATGGAGGATTTGACGAACCTCAAGTGTTGCAGGAACTGTTTTCCAAGTCCATAGATTGGAACTTCCGTGTTTCATCTGCTTATTCAATGTTGGATGTTATTTTTTGGGTGTGTCGTCCAAAAGCCATAGTGGATTTTTGGATTAACAAGCCTAGGTACAATGAGAGGTTGCACTTTCTGTACACGAAGCTTATGTTCAGAAAAAATcataaacaatttcacaattctCAACAAATGAAGTTTTGGCAGAGCGATCTAAGGGAAGTAAAAGTAGAGATCTTTCATCGTTGCGTAATTCACTCGGAGCTCGGCTTGGACTTCATTTTAGTTGGAGAAGGAGAGCAGTTGGAGGAAACTCTAGATTGTAAGGATTTTCTGAGTTTTCTAAGAACTCGTGCACCCAGCTGGGGAATGATGATTAAATTCAAATTGGATTGGGAGACCAACTGACCAGCATCTGGGGTATCCGATGAAGCAAAATCATCAAAAAGTTCGTGTTTGAAGTTTGAAGAGTTGGCTTTTGATTTATAAGGTAGTAAATATTTCGTGTTTGTATTACTATCTCATCTCAATCAGTCAATACAATTATGCTGCAGATTGAGTCTAGTATATGAATTGATCATCCCAAATAATATATGTAAAATGAAGTGAACCTGTAAATGCAATATGGCATGAGGTAGTTAGTCCTGCTTGGTGAATTAGAAATCATACCCAAATaacaaggaagaaaagagattaCTAGGATCACAGAAGCTGCATGGAGGTATAAAACCATAGTGATCTAAGTGGTTTTGAACGTGATCTGCATTCAATTATGTATGaaaaattgattgtttgattatacATCTCAGTGTGTTAGGTGTGTTTCGCGATAATTGTAATTTTCCTTGCATGTGTATGAAGAATGTTAATCGTATTAGCGTTAATCAAGTAATTTATGTCAAATTATGCATGCTTTATTACATTCCATCATATTGATCATTCTTGATTTCTCTTGTATTGTTAGAATTAGTTGCCAAATCTAATATATATTTTGAGCGTGTTGTTGTGTTTCTTTGTAGGATGAATTTTCATATGACGTCAAAGAGATGTATTCATGCAAGTTCCAGATTGTTGAAGGATATTGTCTCAGACTTGAATTTCCATTATTCCAAAATTCTTGATGATGGCTGCAAAACATAGTCTTCCCAGGTAGATTTTGTGTCAAGAGTTAGTTGATCCGTCACCTTCTTGCTCCTTAATTatcaaattgaaaagaaaatttagacTTTATGGCTTTAATTTGTACTATTCATCCAGAAACCTGAAAAATGATCGAGTAAGTATTAAAGTCTTTGTTATGCAATTTGGGTTTTTTTCCCTTCTGTTAAAAAATTTAGTTTTTCTATGCTCGTAATTGGTGTATGCTTTTTCTGTGCCAATAACATAAATTAACTGCTTATAATATGGATGCATTATTCTTTTCCTCTGAAAAATGTGATCAAAATCATTtttgaaccaaaaaaagaacataGAGACCATAAGCATTTACTATATTATTGGTACCTAAATATTGTACAATTGCCATATGCCAAGATAAATGTGTACACGTATGTGTGAACCTAAAAAATGTTACaattattgagaaaaataaaagaaacaaacgACAAGAgtttatttctttgtaaaaaACTGTCTTGACTCATAACATGAAATTGTTTTATTTATAGAgttcaaaacaactccactaactaTCCCAATAACTCCACTAATTCCACTAACTCCATTAATTAggtaaaacaaaataaacaaacatgaTTAATTAACAACAGTAaatatttctaacaaaaaaaaaattgtgtatGTATGAAGATAAATACTGAACATTCACTCTATTTGTAAGACAAATTTTTCATGGTTACTGCTTCCAAATTGTGCAGCACTAAACCAGCATTGCctaccaccaaaacaaaaaaacaaaaacaaaaagaaaaatcgcgtgcacacacacacacacacgcatcATCGGAGAATTGAGAATCAATGCAAGAAAAGTTATTCAAATAAATTTGCTGAAATCTCTGCTTGAAGGGATGAAGGCATGGTATCTTGCTGAGTTTTAGTGCCGAAAGATATTTCGCTGGCATTTAATTTGCTGCTTCTGAAGCAAAATAGTTATCGATTGTTTGATTTCTTTCTAGTTTCGCgaaatataaaaaggaaaaggatgCATCATGGAAGATTTCTTACATCTCTTTGGTTTCTTCCTAAAGGACCCAAACATTCAATCCTTCAAGATTTCAGTTTCCAGCCCAGGTCTATAACATTGCAATCAACTAAAAAGTACCCTTTTCTAGCTATTTTCTCAGCAACAGCTCCATAATTTGACCACATAAAAttgtagaaaaaaattttatacttgagATGGATATTCACATGCTGCTTTGGAATGAAATTTTGACTAAATTCTGCTTCGGACCAATTCTGTTGTATCCAAGCttagcagtttttttttttttttttgccacagTAATATTCTTTCTGAAAATTATTTCCCTTGTAATGCACTTCCATATTTTATTCCCATTATGAATTTTTCTTGACTTGTCATCTCCTATTTGccatgatgaaaaatgaaaataagaaagGGTCACTTATAAATGGAGAAATTGCCATTCATGATAAACAAAAACTTTGAAGGTTTTTTATTTCAAAGTGTATGCCAACCTATCTTACCTTGGTAGTTTACTTATCATTTAAAGtaattattttcacaatatgAACCACGAAATGATCAATCCATGAGAATTCTCAAGATTAATTAAATTTTGCACTAGGTGTTggccaaaagaaaataaaatgaaatggtTGTAATTGGAACAATAAAATTTCCAATGGAGCAAAAAGGAAACTAATCCTACTTGAATAGAGATTAAACACCTCATAAAAAAGGGAAGTAATTGGTTTccatcacccaaaaaaaaaaaaaaaaaaaagagttagtAGTATCACAGATACAGCTTGGAGGAATGAAACCACATTGGTGTGGTGGTGTGAAGTCTGAAGATTGATTCTTATTTACAAACTTCATATTGGCAATAATCGAGATACATTATGCAAGAGCAATCCTTTTggtgtctttttttttattttttattttttttaaaaaaaccttATTCTTTTTGGGTGTTGCTTATTTTTGTCACTCTTTCAAATGCCAATGTTACATTCATAACAAAGGACAAATTCCTACATATCTCTCACACGAAATATTAACTACAATAATCACCTCCTAATCTGAATAATAATCAAAGGGTAGCTTTAATTTTTAACTTTCTAttgcttttttttcctttttaattaagtacatatataatatttaccaaaatcactaattcaaaATAGAGATCGCAAGCTTATTTCAATTGCCCGTAATCGAGTTAATTAATTACAAAGCATAATCTTAAACCCGTTATGTAAGTAAAATCAAAGCATAATTTTAAGCCCGTTATGTAAATCAAACCAAATCTCTACATCTGCATAATATTGTGTTAAACAAAACAGTAAACTAAACTAAACTAAACAATGAACTAAAACATCAACAACCAAGTGTTTGACCCGATTATGGTCACGTAGTCTTTCTCAATTATTCTTGGTGACTTTAATACATCTTTAATTTATATAGCACCAAAGTGATATTCTCAAAAACTTGAGGATCCAAACATCATCCACCTAGGGCAGCAAGCAGGGTGAATTTTAAGCCCGTTATACTAATTTTATTCTGTAAAAGCCCATAATAAGTAAACATGCAAATATAAGAGTAGCCAACCTCTTCTAAATCTATATTCCCCTAGGGCAGCTCTTTTCCTTGCAGATCAATTTAGCCTTTAAGCCAAAAATCAAGCTTGCCGATGGCATCAATGGTAGACTTGCCAGATGACATTATAGGTCATATTATCTCTTTCCTCTCATACAAGCAAGCAGCCAAAACGAGCGTGCTGTCTAAATCATGGCTGAATGCATGGCGGGCACGTCCCACGACCGGCTTGACATTGGATTATAACAACTTCCGCAAGGAATTGAAAACAGAAGGTCAGGGGCGTTGGCATAAAAGAACGAAAGAGGAGGGAAAGAGAAAGTTCACTAAATACGTCAGAAGAACCCTGAAGAGCTGCACCAAAGAAAAGATAGGCATAAACGAGTTCAAGATTATTGTaagtggaattttttttttttattggaattcTCTCGTTAAGAGATGCTTGCAGGTGGCTGTTAAAAGTGGTGTGAAGAAACTCTATCTTGATCTCTACGGATGTGCTTTGCCTGAAATCTTCTTCGACGCTAAATCACTAGTAGATTTAGGCCTAAGGGGGGTCGCGTTGGTTGAACAATCGATGGAGAAAATTAAAGGGTTTGATCATCTCAAGCGACTCTCTCTATGCATGGTTGACTTAGATAATGTCACGTTTGAGCGCATGATGTTAAGCTGCCAACAGATTGAAATCTTGAAAATTAGTTATTGTGATTTCGATGATGAATATGCTCAATACTTTGATGTGCCTGATTTAGCCAATCTTAGGAAGCTTACTGTGGAGCTGAACTATAATCAAAGTTTGATTTTGCATGAGGCTCCAAATCTTGAATCACTATTTTGTTCGAGTAATGAAGACTTCATGCGCGATATTGGTGATTGGGCGCCTTGTTGGCTTGATTTGCGTTCGTCTCAGTACAAAAATCTCAAGACTTTGGTTTTATATGCTGTTGGCCACTGTTACAAGGTTTTGATCCAAATGGAACATAAATTTCCATGCCTTGAAGATTTGACAATCCAATATTGCCAAGACTTGAAAAGAATCAAAATTAAGAGCGACTCCCTGAAAAAAATACAGTTGTCGGATAATTGGGGATTGAACAAGGCACAATTTGACACCCCAAGCATTGTTCAATTGTATTCGCTGATAGCCAATGCGAGATCATTCCAATTTTGTCTTTTATAGCTGCATCAGGTCATTGGGCTTCTAATATAAGTATAACCTGGAATGAGAATCTGGACACTTCATGGCTCTTCAAATTCCAGAGATTGTTGGCAAGTCTAGTTCAATCTCAAATTTCAGTTAGCCTTGAGCTTTTGGGCAGTATTTCATTTGATTTCAAtgaaattggagataatttaACATCTCATGAACCTCAAGAGGTGCACGAATTGACTCTGGACATCCACAGGGAATCTTTATTATCATCTCCAGTCCTAGTGTTGGACGCCCCTTTTTGGGTTTGTCGTCCAAAAACTATAAGGCAACACTGGGGTTTTTCGGACGCCATGTTGGCATCATTTTTTGGGAGGAACATTGAGACTTTGAAGCTCCTTTATGACATGTTAATACTAAGAAATAATCAAGAACTAGTCCACAGTTTGCAACAATTGAAGTCCTGGGAGGACAATTTGAAGGGACTGAAAGTTGGGATCTTTAAGAGCCGTCTAGATGGGGTGGCAAGCACAAGAAAATACTATGCAGGGGAACAAAGAGAGCAGCAATTGGAAGCTTTGGATTGGGAGAATTTTTTGAAGGTAGTAAATACTCATTCAGATGTGTTGATTCACTTCGGGTTGGACTGGAAAGCATCCGTCAAGCCCGAGGGGACAAAGAGGAAAGCAACTGACAAGCCTAAggaagaaaaatcatcaaaacggtcaaatTCAAAGGTGGTCTAATTTTTCACAATGTTCATGAGGTCTTATTGAAAGGTTGTGATTTATGATTTGGCATGTGGCACAATTTTTTCAGAATTTAATTGCAATGCTGTTTTACTTGGTAGTATTTACATTTTTCAAATTACGAGTACtaacttgatcaaaattttgatcaatcaTATTTGTAGTATGTGCTTTTGCTTCGATTTTCTTTGATGGAATTACTCATAATGACTAATGCAAGTTGTTCCTGGAGTGACTCTTTAACTTAGAAAGTAAAACCTGGTCCCTTAGTCAATATGGCAGCCTCAAGTAGTCTAACTTTTGGTAACTCTTTTGTTCTTGCAATCTGTCCTGTGCAAATTCTAAAGACTAATAGCAAACAACACAATCTGTGGTGGATTCGGGGGAAAGAAAAGATTCAGTAGATGCAGAATAATTCATTGTGACTCACAAGAATATTAATGTATACGCATACGAGACAAATGTAGACACTAAAACAACAAATTTAATTGCATGTAAACCATAATAACCTTTTAACACACATTGAATCATCTTTCACAATCAATCTCATCAGAGGACTTTCATGCAATCattttgttagttttattttttcctttttttttgttaccaTCACTCACAATTAATGTAcctcttgcatctagatatttttctaaattaatttcactattccaaaaaaaattaacttagcctcaaaaaaaaaaaaaatcaacctaGTCCCTCTTAAGGAGTGTCCTGAGACGCTTGATAGCTAAATCCATTTGAAACTTCAGGATCGAgcaagaaaaattttcaaaaagaaaaagaaaaaagttaaaTATACCAGTTGTCTTCTAAGAACCCAATTAGACTTAAGAACAGTGAGCAGAAAGCTTTTAAGACTGTAAAAATAAGTAAATGAATCGAAAGAGTACTTATCCTGTTAGAAATTCCAGTTACTTTAGTAAGACCGATCTCATATGCCCAAAAAAGCAATCCTTCTGATTCGTTAAACAATTAGAACTTTTGTGAGTTTGGGAGACTGGAAATCAATGGTGACATGGAAGTTGAGCTCTTATTAGAGTAGAATTCTAATCCTACATATAATCTCGAGCGAAGCACGACTACAATTACATTTCCCTGGTGCAGGTAGAGTTTACAGTTGCTTGTTGCTATGGCGCAATCAGAAACAGTAGAAGATTGTTCAATCAATTTGCCAGTACATATAATACATCATATACTCTCATTCTTCTACTCTCCCAAGGAAGCAGCACAAAAAGtttagggcaaattacactttaccccctgtggtttagtatttttataCATAACCCCCGTATAGTTTTAAAAGTTATACCTAACCTCCTTATGATTTGAATTAAAGCGTCAAAGCGATGGAATTTGCAATCCGTGATGGaatcacctaaaatgtcaaaaatacccctatataaagttgaaattatttattaaccacaggagagttatgtgtatattttgaagatCATAAGAGGATTGTATGATAAAATATTAAATCATAAGGAgattatatggtaaaacataaaatcatacAGGGTTAGTGCGTCAtgtatattatgtttatatattttggttactttatccattttaatttttaaacaagggtaattttaatattttcataggttccgttacgaatgatcatttccgtcactttgacactttaatctaaACCATGAGAgggttatatatagtttttgaaatcataggggggttatatataaaaaaatactaaaccataggagggtaaagtgtaatttgtccAAAAGTTTATTGTCCAAGGCATGGTTGAGAGCATGGCGCACCCGGCCCAATTTGAAGTTCAATGGTTGGGAATACTCTATATCCAAGAAGAACGCTGACATCCAAGTTCTTGAAAAGCAATGCTGCGATTTCATAAATTGCATCAACTCCACCTTGAACAGGTACGATGAGCACAAGAATGGTATTGATATTTTGGAGCTTATTCGCCCTCCATCTGTATCGCCTGAGCATGTTAATAGATGGATCCAAATTGCTGAAGACAACAATTTCAAAAGGCTTGTGGTTGATATAACTACagattcttttattttgtgttaacctatttcaattttcaaccacAGAATCTTTTATTTTGCCTCAGAATCACTTTTTGAACTGAGTCTCTGCGGCAACTTCCAGTTGAACTCCCCAGTAATTAGGAAAATAACTTGTCACAATCTCCAAAAGCTTTGGCTCACAGGGGTTGATCTAGACGAAGAAATGTTTCAAACAATAGTTGTGAGCTGCCCGTTGATTGATTGGTTGAAAATTTCGAACTGTGCTGGCCTTGCCAACCTTAAGGTGACTAAGCTTCAGAAACTTAAGGTATTTGAGGTTATCTTTAAGGGAGGTGGATGCGTTGCTGTCGAAGCACCAAGCCTTGAATTCTTTAATTATAGTAAAATATACTCCTTTGACAATGAAGAAAGAATGCCATCACAACATTGCAGTCTTCAGATGCATTCATCTCAAAATCTAAAGCATTTGCAATTTGAGAACATTGACATTACTGACGAGTTTTTCTTAGATATCAAAGAAAAATTCCCACATCTTGAAGACTTGAACATCCATGGATGCAACCATTTGAGAAGAATCAAGATTTCCAGCCACCCCATTAAACGCATAAATTTGGAATCGAACTATAGACTCGAAGAGGCCCATATTGAGGTTCCGAGCATTAATCGATTTAAATTTAGAGGATGCTCCATTCCTCTGTTTTCTTTTACAGCTCCCTCCGGTTCTTGTGTTTCTCTAATTGAATTTTATTGGTGGGACTGGCAGTTACCAGAGGCTTCTTGGTTCGCTAAATTGAAGGACTTGTTGACAAAACTAAgtcaatctgaaattttgctcCAACTGAAGTGTGGCAGTACTTTAGCAAGCACCATTGTGGATGAGATAAGAAACAGCGCTTTATATCCAATTCCTCAAGTTCAAACATTGTCGATACCCTTCGAGAAGGGAAAATTCTTTGATGCTGATCTGATTCTGGACGCAATCTTCTGTACCTGTCGTCCAAAAACCATAGCTCAAGATTGGAATCAGAACCTGGATTTGAACTCAAATGAACTTTCAAGCATTGAATAGTTTGGTCATCTTCCAACCATAATATGCCCTTTTTTGTTGAAGTTAAGAAAGTTAAGAACCACACtggattacttttttttttttttttgtgaaacagGGATAACAGTTGTTGTGGTTGGAACTTTATGGACCACTTTAGTACATATACTTGGACTTCAGGGACaaaagttgcattttttttcacatAGTGCGTTAGCCGTTAAGAGACTATCTAACAATCATTGAGAGCTGTATAAAATTCGTatcagaaaaaagaaatataaagaaggaaaattttaagatgacaaaaaaaatacaGAAATTGCCAATTATTTTTGAGACGTATGTAATCGTGTTACTCAATTATAGATAGGGTGGAGTCTACACCTAATTCCGCCCCTCTAAGGTGgtttaattttgattaaaaaaaaaaaggaatttcacATGACTCCTGCCAATAGGAATTTGTAGATTTGTCAATTACGCTTTCCTGTTTCGAATTGGAAACAATAGGAGAGTCCAATTCGAACTGTTTTGGGTTATGGAAACTGGGAACCAATGGCGGTGACAAATTACTCCATAGTGCATAAAAGGAGCAGTATCTTCAGATTTCCCTAGTGCAAATTGCTCTGCTTCATCAATTCACGCTGACAACAGTACTCTAGCGTATAACCTAAAAAGTTGTCTATTACAATGGTGGAGACAGAAGCTTTAGAAGATTGCACGGCGAAATTGCCTCAACATATTATGCATCACATACTCTCTTTTCTCCAAATCCCAGAACAGGCAGCACCAATGAGTTTGTTGTCGAAGGCATGGTTGCAGGCATGGCGCACGCGCCCCAATTTGGAGCTTTTGTACAATATATATTCAGAACCGACTGATAAAGGCATTCAAAAAAGGCGAAGTGATTTCGTAAATTGCATCAACACCACCTTGCAACGGTACCGTGAGCACAAGAATGGTATTGATCGTTTAAATCTTTGTAGCCCTCCATCTGTATCGCCTGAGGATTTCAATAGATGGATCCAAATTGCTGTGGAAAACGGAGTCAAAAGTCTTGATATTGCTGCCCCTTCTGGTTCTGAATATTTTGTTTTGGCTCCAACTGTTTTTGAAGCTAAGTCGATTGCAGAATTGGATCTTTGCCATTTCCAGTTGAAGCCCCAAGTGATTAAGACGATAAGGTGTCACAATCTCCACAAACTTCGGCTTATGCATGTGAAATTAGACGAGGTATTGTTCCAAAGAATATTGTCCAGCTGCCCGTTGATTCATTTGTTGACAATTGTTAACTGTGCGGGTCTTGCCAACGTTAAGGTGACCAAGCTTCAGAAGCTTGAGCATCTTGATATTGTAGTAAAGGGAAGTTGTTCTGTTGAAGTCGAAGCACCAAGTCTTCTGTACTTTAAGTATGGCAAACTACTTTCCTTCGAGATAGAACGAACATCAAGACATCGCAAGCTTCGGATGCATGCCTGTCCAAATCTAAAGCATTTGCTGTTGGACGAAATTGGCATCACTGACGAGTTTTTCTTAGATTTCGCAGAAAAATTCCCACATCTCGAAGAGTTAGAAATCACAAGCTGGGGCGGCGATTTGGAAAGAATCAATATTTCCAGCCGCTCCATTAAGCACATAAGTTTGGAATTGCACTTGGAACCAGTAGAAGAGGTCCAAATTGATGTTCCAAGCCTTGATTGGTTTGAATACACAGGAAAATCCATAAACCTGTTTTCTTTCACAGCTCCCTCTGGTCCTTGTGTTTCTACAATTAAATTGCAGTGTCGGGAATGGCCCTTACCAGTGGCTTCGTGGTTCTCCAAATTGAAGGACATGTTGACAAAGCTAAGTCAATCTAAAGTTTCACTCCATTTAGACATTGATCAACTTGTGTCCAGGTCCACTGTTTTTGAGGTAAGAAATAGATCCATTCTTCCACTGCCTCAAGTTCAAAAGTTGTCCTTATGTTTTCACAATAGATGTTTAGATACTGCAGACTCAATTTTAGATGCTATCTTCTGGACTTGTCGTCCTAAAACCATTGCTCAAAAGTGGAACAAGTGCCTGAAGCCAAACAAGATTCACCTCGCAAAGGTAATCTATGAGACGTTCCTTCTGGGAGGAGAAAATATTAAGCACACCAACGTGCAGAAAAGGAAGCTTTGGCAGAATGATCTGAGGGATGTAAAACTCGTGAGATTTAAAAAGGGCCAAAGAGTGCACTTGTCTAGTTCTCTGGACTGGGATACTTTTTTGGAAGTATTCCCGCGTAAAGGGGACTGTCGACGTTTTCGCTATGAGCTAGAGTGGGAACCAATAGACGTGGATCGGAAGCAAAAAGTTTCAAAcccaaaaagaaggaaattagAGGAGAGCAGGAAATAGCAGAAAGCGGTATCAAGAAGCTGATGAATATGATGTTCAAGGGCTTTCCGAATGCATTTAATC
This Coffea arabica cultivar ET-39 chromosome 3e, Coffea Arabica ET-39 HiFi, whole genome shotgun sequence DNA region includes the following protein-coding sequences:
- the LOC113737935 gene encoding probable FBD-associated F-box protein At1g32375, giving the protein MAETVVRRSMADLPEPIIHHILSFLSGDQAAQTTVLCKAWLNAWLTRPTLAFSSAFFFSKKKKRTKEFCWHPPDRDEIREYNNFAKYVERSFDRYHKQKTGIDTIELEIDKGVFDWEPVIRRCIQVAAEDSVKNLKLSLCNSELPEILLFEAKSLVDLTLSQVKLVERSTEKIKPFDRLKRLSLNYVEFYDVPFESIISCCQSVEILEISYCKNGNDSDQYFKVAGQNALKELIAVLSHPQTLILCEAPSLESLTCKSDGKHGQYPCLLNLHSSQYENLKSLLLSGVGVGDVFFVNLAHYFPHLESLSVQYCQDLRNIKISSPSLKRIQLVRNWGLRKAQFDVPSIIKFEYDDRKCRIIPEFSFAAASSRWVSCFTICTQEDAGNSCFLQLKKLVTSLAQSAVSLKLMFRWNEAFNLEEAMKDGGFDEPQVLQELFSKSIDWNFRVSSAYSMLDVIFWVCRPKAIVDFWINKPRYNERLHFLYTKLMFRKNHKQFHNSQQMKFWQSDLREVKVEIFHRCVIHSELGLDFILVGEGEQLEETLDCKDFLSFLRTRAPSWGMMIKFKLDWETN
- the LOC140038784 gene encoding uncharacterized protein, with product MAHPAQFEVQWYDEHKNGIDILELIRPPSVSPEHVNRWIQIAEDNNFKRLVLNSPVIRKITCHNLQKLWLTGVDLDEEMFQTIVVSCPLIDWLKISNCAGLANLKVTKLQKLKVFEVIFKGGGCVAVEAPSLEFFNYSKIYSFDNEERMPSQHCSLQMHSSQNLKHLQFENIDITDEFFLDIKEKFPHLEDLNIHGCNHLRRIKISSHPIKRINLESNYRLEEAHIEVPSINRFKFRGCSIPLFSFTAPSGSCVSLIEFYWWDWQLPEASWFAKLKDLLTKLSQSEILLQLKCGSTLASTIVDEIRNSALYPIPQVQTLSIPFEKGKFFDADLILDAIFCTCRPKTIAQDWNQNLDLNSNELSSIE
- the LOC140038785 gene encoding F-box/LRR-repeat protein At3g58900-like; the protein is MVETEALEDCTAKLPQHIMHHILSFLQIPEQAAPMSLLSKAWLQAWRTRPNLELLYNIYSEPTDKGIQKRRSDFVNCINTTLQRYREHKNGIDRLNLCSPPSVSPEDFNRWIQIAVENGVKSLDIAAPSGSEYFVLAPTVFEAKSIAELDLCHFQLKPQVIKTIRCHNLHKLRLMHVKLDEVLFQRILSSCPLIHLLTIVNCAGLANVKVTKLQKLEHLDIVVKGSCSVEVEAPSLLYFKYGKLLSFEIERTSRHRKLRMHACPNLKHLLLDEIGITDEFFLDFAEKFPHLEELEITSWGGDLERINISSRSIKHISLELHLEPVEEVQIDVPSLDWFEYTGKSINLFSFTAPSGPCVSTIKLQCREWPLPVASWFSKLKDMLTKLSQSKVSLHLDIDQLVSRSTVFEVRNRSILPLPQVQKLSLCFHNRCLDTADSILDAIFWTCRPKTIAQKWNKCLKPNKIHLAKVIYETFLLGGENIKHTNVQKRKLWQNDLRDVKLVRFKKGQRVHLSSSLDWDTFLEVFPRKGDCRRFRYELEWEPIDVDRKQKVSNPKRRKLEESRK